One Undibacter mobilis genomic region harbors:
- a CDS encoding MotA/TolQ/ExbB proton channel family protein, which yields MAKDVDPLKLSSPRIFLFRMMVFIILGGLIAFLLFKQIQTAFMANPGLNGVIIAVLLIGIVLAIRQVARLYPEIAWVNNFRLADPGLAVERPPVLLAPMAAILGSRVGRMAMSPQLMRSLLDSIATRLDEARDILRYMTGLLVFLGLLGTFWGLIETVGSVGNVIQSLKPGGDAAATFDTLRDGLAAPLSGMGISFSSSLFGLAGSLVLGFLDLQSSQAQNRFYTELEDWLSTTVYDQAAEPSGAVTAMPMEMRGAIEKLRDAVEQTGSGKQASVAMANLAEAIQGLVHHMRTEQQMIRDWVDGQAEQQREIKRLLEVMVRERASN from the coding sequence ATGGCAAAAGACGTCGATCCGCTCAAATTGTCCTCGCCCCGCATCTTCCTGTTCCGGATGATGGTGTTCATCATCCTGGGCGGACTGATCGCCTTCCTGCTCTTCAAGCAGATCCAGACCGCCTTCATGGCCAATCCGGGCCTCAACGGCGTGATCATCGCGGTGCTGCTGATCGGCATCGTTCTGGCGATCCGCCAGGTGGCGCGGCTTTATCCTGAAATAGCCTGGGTCAACAATTTCCGCCTCGCCGACCCCGGCCTCGCCGTCGAGCGCCCGCCCGTTCTGCTGGCGCCGATGGCCGCGATCCTCGGCAGCCGCGTCGGCCGCATGGCGATGTCACCGCAGCTGATGCGCTCGCTCCTCGATTCAATCGCCACGCGTCTCGACGAGGCGCGCGATATCCTGCGCTACATGACCGGCCTGCTGGTCTTCCTCGGCCTGCTCGGCACCTTCTGGGGCCTGATCGAAACCGTCGGATCGGTCGGCAATGTCATTCAGAGCCTCAAGCCCGGCGGCGACGCCGCCGCGACGTTCGACACCTTGCGTGACGGCCTCGCTGCCCCGCTATCCGGCATGGGCATTTCGTTTTCGTCGTCGCTGTTTGGTCTGGCCGGTTCGCTGGTTCTCGGTTTCCTCGACCTGCAATCGAGCCAGGCACAGAACCGTTTCTACACCGAGCTTGAGGATTGGCTCTCTACCACTGTCTATGATCAGGCCGCCGAGCCATCCGGCGCGGTGACCGCAATGCCAATGGAGATGCGCGGCGCCATCGAGAAGCTGCGCGACGCCGTCGAGCAGACCGGCTCCGGCAAGCAGGCCTCCGTCGCCATGGCCAATCTCGCCGAAGCGATCCAGGGGCTCGTTCATCACATGCGGACCGAACAACAGATGATCCGCGACTGGGTGGACGGCCAGGCCGAACAGCAGCGCGAGATCAAGCGGCTGCTGGAAGTCATGGTGCGCGAGCGCGCGTCGAACTAG
- a CDS encoding inositol monophosphatase family protein: MHHSALLNVMIAAARKAARSLKRDFGEVENLQVSLKGPANFVTAADRRAEETLYAELSKARPGYGFLGEEGGVREGDDKTHRWIVDPLDGTTNFLHGIPQFAISIALEREGAIVAGLVYNPATEELFIAEKGKGAFLNDRRIRVGGRKQLREAVLACGLAHIGHGDHAVVKRETGAMLGEVAGLRRLGAAALDLAWVAAGRFDGYWERSLSPWDVAAGIILVREAGGYVSDCEGADEMLAKGSVAAGNETIRKEIIRVIKSA; this comes from the coding sequence ATGCACCATTCCGCCCTGTTGAACGTCATGATCGCCGCGGCGCGCAAAGCCGCCCGCTCGCTCAAGCGCGATTTCGGCGAGGTTGAAAACCTGCAGGTTTCGCTCAAGGGACCGGCCAATTTCGTCACCGCCGCCGACCGACGCGCCGAAGAAACGCTCTATGCCGAACTGAGCAAGGCGCGTCCGGGCTATGGCTTTCTCGGCGAGGAAGGCGGCGTGCGTGAAGGTGACGACAAAACGCATCGCTGGATTGTCGATCCGCTCGACGGCACCACCAACTTCCTCCACGGCATTCCGCAATTCGCGATTTCGATCGCGCTGGAGCGCGAAGGCGCCATCGTTGCCGGCCTTGTCTACAACCCGGCGACCGAGGAGCTGTTTATCGCCGAGAAGGGCAAGGGCGCATTCCTCAACGACCGCCGTATCCGCGTCGGCGGCCGCAAGCAGTTGCGCGAAGCGGTGCTTGCCTGCGGCCTGGCCCATATCGGCCATGGCGACCACGCGGTGGTGAAGCGCGAAACCGGCGCCATGCTCGGCGAAGTCGCGGGCTTGCGCCGCCTCGGGGCCGCCGCACTCGATCTCGCCTGGGTCGCGGCCGGTCGCTTCGACGGCTATTGGGAACGCAGCCTGAGCCCCTGGGATGTCGCCGCCGGCATCATCCTGGTGCGCGAGGCTGGCGGCTACGTCTCCGATTGCGAAGGTGCGGACGAAATGCTGGCGAAGGGCTCAGTGGCGGCCGGTAACGAGACCATCCGCAAGGAAATCATACGGGTGATCAAGAGCGCCTGA
- a CDS encoding tetratricopeptide repeat protein, translated as MRCPRAALALSLMLLTTAALAQSKPPASPPLPPPAPKAPAADPNADLAFGAYQRGFFITAFNEASKRAQQNDAAAMTLLGELYANGLGVGRDDIKAAQWYKMAAAQNNRDALFALAMFAFEGRAGTNNPTEGARLLGEAAKLGHPAANYNLGLLYLQGQQFAQDFGRAAELFKVAANAGNSEAQYALGTMYKEGRGVPKDAKQAALLMARASIAGNVDAMVEFAIMQFNGEGTEKSEPAAAETFLRAARRGSPIAQNRLARILMAGRGLPADPVEAIKWHMIAKAAGAGDPELDVFMAKQTPQVREAADKAVKKWMSTVAAVAP; from the coding sequence ATGAGATGCCCACGCGCCGCGCTGGCGCTGTCGCTCATGCTTCTGACCACCGCGGCGCTGGCGCAAAGCAAGCCGCCGGCCTCGCCGCCGCTGCCTCCACCCGCGCCCAAGGCGCCCGCGGCAGACCCGAACGCCGATCTCGCCTTCGGCGCCTATCAGCGCGGTTTCTTCATCACTGCTTTCAACGAAGCCTCCAAGCGCGCCCAGCAGAACGATGCCGCGGCGATGACGCTACTTGGCGAACTCTACGCCAATGGCCTCGGCGTTGGCCGCGACGACATCAAGGCGGCGCAGTGGTACAAGATGGCCGCCGCGCAGAACAACCGCGACGCGCTGTTCGCGCTCGCCATGTTCGCCTTCGAAGGCCGTGCCGGCACCAACAACCCGACCGAAGGGGCGCGACTGCTCGGCGAAGCCGCCAAGCTCGGCCATCCGGCCGCCAACTACAATCTTGGCCTGCTCTATCTGCAGGGCCAGCAGTTCGCCCAGGATTTCGGCCGCGCCGCCGAGCTGTTCAAGGTCGCCGCCAATGCCGGCAATTCCGAAGCCCAATACGCGCTTGGCACGATGTACAAGGAAGGCCGCGGCGTGCCGAAGGATGCCAAGCAGGCCGCGCTCCTGATGGCGCGGGCCTCGATCGCCGGCAATGTCGATGCCATGGTCGAATTCGCCATTATGCAGTTCAACGGCGAAGGCACCGAGAAGAGCGAGCCGGCCGCCGCCGAAACCTTTCTGCGCGCCGCCCGACGCGGCTCGCCGATCGCGCAGAACCGTCTCGCCCGTATCCTGATGGCCGGCCGCGGCCTGCCTGCCGATCCGGTCGAGGCCATCAAATGGCACATGATCGCCAAGGCGGCCGGTGCTGGCGATCCCGAACTTGACGTCTTCATGGCCAAGCAGACGCCGCAGGTCCGCGAAGCCGCCGACAAGGCAGTCAAGAAATGGATGTCTACCGTTGCCGCGGTAGCCCCTTAA
- a CDS encoding thiamine phosphate synthase translates to MAQRPKIAEPRPQPRLYLITPPIADAAAFAPVLKAALAAGDVAAVLLRLAEGDDRTQINRVKALAPIAQGAGAALLLDGHAGLVARSGADGAHVAASDVADALEVLKPDWVVGVGGVSSRHDAMTAAEAGCDYVMFGESDARGQRPPFELVIELLSWWAEVFEIPCIAYAATIEEITPLIGAGADFVAVGDQADDWIWRNPPSALAALTPLLKLPEAAL, encoded by the coding sequence ATGGCCCAACGCCCGAAAATCGCCGAGCCGCGCCCGCAGCCGCGTCTGTATCTCATCACGCCGCCGATCGCTGACGCCGCCGCTTTCGCGCCGGTGCTCAAGGCGGCGCTGGCCGCCGGCGATGTTGCGGCCGTGCTGTTGCGCCTGGCGGAAGGCGACGACCGCACGCAGATCAACCGCGTCAAGGCGCTCGCGCCGATCGCACAAGGCGCTGGCGCTGCGCTGCTGCTCGATGGTCATGCCGGGCTGGTGGCGCGTTCCGGCGCGGATGGCGCGCATGTCGCGGCCTCCGATGTCGCCGACGCGCTAGAGGTTCTCAAGCCAGATTGGGTGGTCGGCGTGGGCGGCGTGTCGAGCCGTCACGACGCCATGACGGCGGCCGAGGCCGGCTGCGACTACGTCATGTTCGGTGAGTCCGACGCGCGCGGGCAGCGCCCCCCATTCGAACTGGTCATCGAGCTTTTGTCCTGGTGGGCCGAGGTGTTCGAAATTCCCTGCATCGCTTACGCCGCGACCATTGAGGAAATCACACCGCTGATCGGAGCCGGTGCGGACTTTGTGGCTGTTGGCGACCAAGCCGATGACTGGATCTGGCGCAATCCGCCCAGCGCGCTGGCCGCCCTCACGCCGCTTCTGAAGCTGCCCGAGGCGGCGCTATGA
- a CDS encoding glutathione S-transferase family protein, translated as MIDLYTWTTPNGRKASIMLEETGLPYTVHAIDIGKDEQFKPEFLKIGPNNRIPVIVDRDNGLSLMESGAILIYLADKTGKLMPKSGEGRYKVIEWLMWQMGGPGPMLGQVHHFVKYNPGKAPYAEERYLKEAHRLYKVLNTQLEQSEYVAGDYSIADIALWPWISRFEWQTIDLNEYPNVKRWYVAIAGRPAVQKGYQVPKDMGPIPMPK; from the coding sequence GTGATCGACTTGTACACCTGGACCACGCCGAACGGCCGCAAGGCCTCGATCATGCTCGAGGAAACCGGCCTGCCCTACACCGTCCACGCCATCGACATCGGCAAGGACGAACAGTTCAAGCCGGAGTTTCTCAAGATCGGCCCGAACAACCGCATCCCGGTGATCGTCGATCGCGACAACGGCCTGTCGCTGATGGAGTCGGGCGCCATCCTGATTTATCTCGCCGACAAGACCGGCAAGCTGATGCCGAAGTCCGGCGAAGGCCGCTACAAGGTCATCGAATGGCTGATGTGGCAGATGGGCGGTCCGGGGCCGATGCTCGGCCAAGTGCATCACTTCGTGAAGTATAATCCCGGCAAGGCGCCTTATGCCGAGGAGCGCTACCTGAAGGAAGCACACCGGCTCTACAAGGTGCTCAATACGCAGCTGGAACAGAGCGAGTATGTCGCCGGCGATTATTCCATCGCCGACATCGCGCTGTGGCCATGGATTTCGCGCTTCGAGTGGCAGACCATCGACTTGAACGAGTATCCGAACGTCAAACGCTGGTACGTGGCGATCGCCGGCCGTCCGGCGGTGCAGAAGGGTTATCAGGTGCCCAAGGATATGGGCCCGATCCCGATGCCCAAGTAG
- a CDS encoding class I fructose-bisphosphate aldolase encodes MNLADLNKIAVAMTAAGKGILAADESTGTIKKRFDAINTENTEDNRRDYREMMFRTTEAMKNYVSGVILYDETIWQKAKDGTPLVKLIEQAGSIPGIKVDEGTKPLPNCPGELITVGLDKLADRLPKYYEAGARFAKWRAVIDIGAGIPSHTAIMTNAHALARYAALCQQAQIVPIVEPEVLMDGAHDIDRCYEVTQWVLKETFQQLYFQRVELEGIVLKPNMAVPGKKSAKKASVEEVAEKTVRLLKDCVPGAVPGIAFLSGGQSDEEATAHLDAMNKIGNLPWNLTFSYGRALQAAPQKAWSGKAANVAAAQAAFTHRAKMNSLAALGKWAADLEKKAA; translated from the coding sequence ATGAATCTCGCTGACCTGAACAAAATCGCGGTCGCCATGACCGCCGCCGGCAAGGGCATCCTGGCCGCCGATGAATCGACCGGCACCATCAAGAAGCGTTTCGACGCGATCAACACCGAGAACACGGAAGACAATCGCCGCGACTATCGCGAGATGATGTTCCGCACCACCGAGGCGATGAAGAACTACGTCTCGGGCGTGATTCTGTACGACGAGACCATCTGGCAGAAGGCGAAGGACGGCACGCCGCTCGTCAAACTGATCGAGCAGGCCGGCTCCATTCCCGGCATCAAGGTCGACGAAGGCACCAAGCCTCTGCCGAACTGCCCGGGCGAACTCATCACCGTCGGCCTCGACAAACTCGCCGACCGTCTGCCGAAGTACTACGAAGCCGGCGCACGCTTCGCGAAGTGGCGCGCGGTGATCGATATTGGCGCCGGCATTCCGAGCCACACTGCGATCATGACCAACGCCCATGCGCTCGCCCGCTATGCCGCGCTCTGCCAGCAGGCGCAGATCGTGCCGATCGTCGAGCCGGAAGTGCTGATGGACGGCGCCCACGACATCGACCGCTGCTACGAAGTCACCCAATGGGTGTTGAAGGAAACCTTCCAGCAGCTTTATTTCCAGCGCGTCGAACTGGAAGGCATCGTGCTGAAGCCGAACATGGCCGTGCCGGGCAAGAAGAGCGCGAAGAAAGCTTCGGTCGAGGAAGTCGCCGAGAAGACCGTGCGCCTGCTGAAGGATTGCGTGCCCGGCGCGGTGCCGGGCATCGCCTTCCTGTCGGGCGGCCAGTCGGACGAGGAAGCCACGGCACACCTCGATGCCATGAACAAGATCGGCAACCTGCCCTGGAACCTGACCTTCTCGTATGGTCGCGCGCTGCAGGCCGCGCCGCAGAAGGCCTGGTCCGGCAAGGCAGCGAACGTTGCCGCCGCGCAGGCCGCGTTCACGCACCGCGCCAAGATGAACTCGCTCGCCGCGCTCGGTAAGTGGGCGGCGGACCTGGAGAAGAAGGCGGCGTAA
- a CDS encoding phosphoglycerate kinase, with translation MSNFHTLDHVDVKGKRVLVRVDLNVPVENGVVTDSTRIERIGPAITELADKGAKVILLSHFGRPKGVDPKQSLKPVAAEVARIIKRKVAFAADCIGEVAEKAVAAMHSGDILCLENTRFHAGEEKNDPAFVAQLAKLGDIWVNDAFSAAHRAHASTEGLGHKLPAYAGRAMQEELVALTRALEKPERPLAAIVGGAKISTKLELLGNLLEKVDALIIGGAMANTFLLAQGKKMGKSLVEADLVATAQKIMALAKAAKRDIVLPVDVVVAQKFEANAPSRVVDIDAVGDNDMVLDIGPRSVEQAVSVLARAKTLVWNGPFGAFEMEPFDKGTVSVAEAAAELTQAGKLVTVAGGGDTVAALNVAGTTDRFTYVSAAGGAFLEWLEGKALPGVEVLRAK, from the coding sequence ATGAGTAACTTCCACACCCTCGATCACGTCGACGTCAAAGGCAAACGCGTCCTTGTGCGCGTCGATCTCAACGTTCCGGTCGAAAACGGCGTCGTCACCGACTCAACGCGTATCGAACGCATCGGCCCCGCCATCACCGAACTCGCCGACAAGGGCGCCAAGGTGATCCTGCTGTCGCATTTCGGCCGCCCCAAGGGCGTCGATCCCAAGCAGTCGCTGAAGCCGGTCGCCGCCGAAGTCGCGCGCATCATCAAGCGCAAGGTCGCCTTCGCCGCCGACTGCATCGGCGAGGTCGCCGAAAAGGCCGTCGCCGCCATGCACTCGGGCGACATTCTCTGCCTCGAGAACACGCGCTTCCATGCCGGCGAGGAAAAGAACGATCCCGCCTTCGTGGCGCAGCTCGCCAAACTCGGCGACATCTGGGTCAACGACGCCTTCTCCGCCGCGCACCGCGCCCACGCCTCCACCGAAGGCCTCGGCCATAAACTGCCCGCTTATGCCGGCCGCGCCATGCAGGAAGAACTCGTGGCACTGACCCGTGCGCTGGAGAAGCCCGAGCGTCCCCTCGCCGCCATCGTCGGCGGAGCCAAGATTTCGACCAAGCTCGAACTGCTCGGCAATCTTCTGGAGAAAGTCGACGCGCTGATCATCGGCGGCGCCATGGCCAACACGTTCCTGCTGGCGCAAGGCAAGAAGATGGGCAAGTCGCTCGTCGAAGCCGATCTGGTCGCGACCGCGCAGAAGATCATGGCGCTGGCAAAAGCCGCCAAGCGCGATATCGTGCTGCCGGTCGATGTCGTCGTGGCGCAAAAGTTCGAGGCCAATGCACCGTCTCGTGTCGTCGACATCGACGCAGTTGGCGACAATGACATGGTGCTCGATATCGGCCCGCGCAGCGTCGAGCAGGCGGTGTCGGTGCTGGCGCGCGCCAAGACGCTCGTCTGGAACGGCCCGTTCGGCGCGTTCGAAATGGAACCCTTCGACAAGGGCACCGTTTCCGTTGCGGAAGCGGCGGCCGAACTGACGCAGGCCGGCAAGCTGGTCACCGTGGCGGGCGGCGGCGACACCGTTGCGGCGCTCAACGTCGCGGGCACCACCGACCGCTTCACCTACGTTTCCGCCGCCGGCGGCGCCTTCCTCGAATGGCTCGAGGGCAAGGCTCTGCCGGGGGTTGAGGTTTTGCGCGCCAAATAG
- the gap gene encoding type I glyceraldehyde-3-phosphate dehydrogenase: protein MTIRVAINGFGRIGRNVLRAISESGRTDIEVVGINDLGPVETNAHLLRFDSVHGRFPKEVTVNGDSITIAGGKPIKVAAERDPSKLPWKDLGVDIALECTGIFTAKDKASAHLTAGAKRVLVSAPADNADLTVVYGVNHDKLTKDHLVVSNASCTTNCLAPAVMVLNELVGIETGFMTTIHAYTGDQPTLDTMHKDLYRARAAALSMIPTSTGAAKAIGLVLPELKGKLDGVSIRVPTPNVSVVDFKFLAKKNTTVEEINAAFKAAAAGKLKGILGTTAHPNVSIDFNHDAHSSTVAYDQTKVQNGNFVRVLAWYDNEWGFSNRMSDTAVAMGKLL from the coding sequence ATGACTATCCGCGTTGCCATTAACGGTTTTGGCCGCATCGGCCGCAATGTTCTCCGCGCCATTTCCGAAAGCGGCCGCACCGATATCGAAGTGGTCGGCATCAACGATCTCGGCCCGGTCGAGACCAACGCGCATCTGCTGCGCTTCGACAGCGTCCATGGCCGCTTCCCGAAAGAAGTGACCGTCAATGGCGACAGCATCACCATCGCCGGCGGCAAGCCGATCAAGGTCGCCGCCGAGCGTGACCCCTCGAAGCTGCCGTGGAAGGACCTCGGCGTCGACATCGCGCTGGAATGCACCGGCATCTTCACCGCCAAGGACAAGGCTTCGGCGCATCTGACCGCCGGCGCCAAGCGCGTCCTGGTGTCGGCCCCGGCCGACAACGCCGACCTCACGGTCGTTTACGGCGTCAACCACGACAAGCTCACCAAGGATCACCTCGTCGTTTCGAACGCCTCGTGCACGACCAACTGTCTTGCGCCGGCCGTCATGGTGCTGAACGAACTGGTCGGCATCGAAACCGGCTTCATGACCACGATCCACGCCTATACCGGCGACCAGCCGACCCTCGACACCATGCACAAGGATCTCTATCGCGCCCGTGCCGCGGCGCTGTCGATGATCCCGACCTCGACCGGCGCCGCCAAGGCGATCGGCCTGGTGCTGCCCGAGCTGAAGGGCAAGCTTGACGGCGTCTCGATCCGCGTGCCGACGCCGAACGTCTCGGTCGTCGATTTCAAGTTCCTGGCCAAGAAGAACACCACCGTTGAAGAGATCAACGCCGCGTTCAAGGCGGCCGCTGCGGGCAAGCTCAAGGGCATTCTCGGCACCACGGCGCACCCGAACGTGTCGATCGACTTCAACCACGATGCGCACTCGTCGACCGTCGCCTACGACCAGACCAAGGTGCAGAACGGCAACTTCGTCCGCGTGCTGGCCTGGTACGACAACGAGTGGGGCTTCTCCAACCGCATGTCGGACACGGCCGTTGCGATGGGCAAGCTGCTGTAA
- the tkt gene encoding transketolase → MANAIRALAMDAVQQANSGHPGLPMGAADIATVLFTQFLKFDPAAPKWPDRDRFVLSAGHGSMLMYALLYLTGYSSVTIDEIKRFRQLGSKTPGHPENFITEGVETTTGPLGQGIATAVGMAMAEKIMAANYGDTIVDHKTYVLASDGDLMEGISHEAIALAGHLKLNKLIVLFDDNGISIDGPLTLADSVDQVKRFEACGWNAWRIDGHDHKAIAEALTKAQSSDKPVMIACRTTIGFGSPSKAGKSSSHGSPLGADDIKGTREALKWTSPPFEIPADILKDWRKAGERSKAAHADWDKRFAALEAGQRSEFTRRMNGELPKAALDAAVKAVKESLQASPKEIATRTACEFALETLIPAVPDMIGGSADLTGSNNTRTKSMKAISAADFSGRFIHYGIREHGMAAAMNGMTLHGGVIPYSGTFLVFSDYARPAMRLAALMGTRAIHIMTHDSIGLGEDGPTHQPVEHLAALRAIPNMLVFRPCDAVETVECWQLALENATGPSVLALTRQNLPQLSKDFVTTNRCAAGAYEIHAADGQAQVSIFATGSEVSIAVDGAKLLAEKGIAARVVSVPSFELFAAQPEAKRRAIIGDAPVKIGVEAAVRQGWDAIIGNDGAFVGMSGFGSSAPYKELYKKFGITAEAVAAAAMQKLGK, encoded by the coding sequence ATGGCTAACGCGATCCGCGCGCTGGCGATGGACGCCGTCCAGCAGGCCAATTCCGGCCATCCGGGGCTGCCGATGGGCGCCGCGGACATTGCGACGGTGCTGTTCACCCAGTTCCTGAAATTCGACCCGGCGGCGCCGAAATGGCCCGACCGCGATCGCTTCGTCCTGTCGGCCGGCCACGGCTCGATGCTGATGTATGCCCTGCTCTATCTCACCGGCTATTCGTCGGTGACGATCGACGAGATCAAGCGCTTCCGCCAGCTCGGCTCCAAAACGCCGGGCCACCCGGAAAACTTCATCACCGAGGGCGTCGAAACCACCACCGGCCCGCTCGGCCAGGGCATCGCCACCGCCGTCGGCATGGCGATGGCCGAGAAGATCATGGCCGCCAACTACGGCGACACCATCGTCGATCACAAGACCTACGTGCTCGCCTCCGACGGCGACCTCATGGAAGGCATCAGCCACGAAGCCATCGCGCTGGCTGGCCATCTCAAGCTCAACAAGCTGATCGTGCTGTTCGACGACAACGGCATTTCCATCGACGGCCCGCTGACGCTGGCCGACTCGGTCGATCAGGTGAAGCGCTTCGAAGCGTGCGGCTGGAATGCCTGGCGCATCGACGGCCACGACCACAAGGCCATCGCCGAAGCGCTGACCAAGGCGCAGTCCTCCGACAAACCGGTGATGATCGCCTGCCGCACCACCATCGGCTTCGGCTCGCCGAGCAAGGCCGGCAAGTCGTCGTCGCACGGCTCGCCGCTCGGCGCCGACGATATCAAGGGCACGCGCGAGGCGCTCAAGTGGACCTCGCCGCCGTTCGAAATCCCCGCCGATATCCTGAAAGACTGGCGCAAGGCCGGCGAGCGCTCGAAAGCCGCGCATGCCGACTGGGACAAGCGCTTCGCCGCGCTCGAAGCTGGTCAGCGCAGCGAATTCACCCGCCGCATGAACGGCGAACTGCCAAAGGCCGCGCTGGACGCCGCCGTGAAGGCAGTGAAGGAATCCCTGCAGGCCTCGCCTAAGGAAATCGCGACGCGCACCGCTTGCGAGTTCGCGCTCGAAACACTGATCCCGGCGGTGCCGGACATGATCGGCGGCTCGGCCGATCTCACCGGCTCGAACAACACCCGCACCAAGTCGATGAAGGCGATCTCGGCCGCTGACTTCTCCGGCCGCTTCATTCACTACGGCATTCGCGAACACGGCATGGCCGCTGCGATGAACGGCATGACGCTGCATGGCGGCGTCATCCCCTACTCCGGCACGTTCCTTGTGTTCTCCGACTACGCCCGCCCGGCGATGCGCCTTGCGGCGTTGATGGGCACGCGCGCCATCCACATCATGACGCACGACTCCATCGGCCTCGGCGAAGACGGCCCGACCCATCAGCCGGTCGAACATCTCGCCGCGCTGCGCGCCATCCCGAACATGCTGGTGTTCCGCCCCTGCGACGCGGTCGAGACCGTCGAATGCTGGCAGCTCGCGCTGGAAAACGCGACTGGCCCGAGCGTGCTGGCGCTGACGCGCCAAAACCTACCGCAGCTGTCGAAGGACTTCGTCACAACCAACCGCTGCGCCGCCGGCGCCTACGAAATCCATGCCGCTGACGGCCAGGCGCAGGTGTCGATTTTCGCCACCGGCTCGGAAGTGTCGATCGCCGTCGATGGTGCCAAGTTGCTGGCCGAAAAGGGCATCGCCGCCCGCGTCGTCTCGGTGCCGAGCTTTGAACTGTTCGCCGCGCAGCCTGAGGCCAAGCGCCGCGCCATCATCGGCGATGCGCCGGTGAAGATCGGCGTCGAAGCGGCTGTGCGTCAGGGTTGGGACGCCATCATCGGCAATGATGGCGCCTTTGTGGGCATGAGCGGCTTCGGCTCGAGCGCGCCCTACAAGGAACTCTATAAGAAATTCGGCATTACCGCAGAGGCCGTGGCCGCAGCGGCGATGCAGAAATTGGGTAAGTAG
- a CDS encoding DUF4164 family protein encodes MTGEGGLDTAVRRLALALDALDAAVERRREADRNEDTLAAQVQLLGADRARLADKLDAEAALARELREANRDVAERLDRAIVEVQAVLGEGE; translated from the coding sequence ATGACCGGCGAGGGTGGGCTCGATACCGCCGTCCGGCGGCTGGCGCTGGCGCTCGACGCGCTCGATGCCGCGGTCGAACGCCGCCGCGAAGCCGACCGCAACGAAGACACGCTCGCCGCGCAGGTGCAGCTGCTGGGCGCCGATCGGGCCCGGCTGGCCGACAAGCTCGACGCCGAGGCGGCGCTGGCGCGCGAACTGCGCGAGGCCAATCGCGACGTCGCCGAACGGCTCGATCGCGCCATTGTCGAAGTTCAGGCCGTGCTCGGGGAGGGTGAGTGA
- a CDS encoding cell division protein ZapA, translated as MGTVNATIAGRQFRLACEDGQEEHLQALAKDIDQRIIDLRARFGEIGDTRLTVMAALMVSDENSELARKVRRLEEDVAALQDARVVAADRARAASDAVVGAFNSAAERLESITRKLNHSLPAGTGVGIG; from the coding sequence ATGGGCACGGTGAACGCCACCATCGCCGGCCGCCAGTTCCGCCTCGCCTGCGAGGACGGGCAGGAGGAGCATCTGCAGGCGCTGGCGAAAGACATCGACCAGCGCATCATCGATCTGCGCGCGCGCTTCGGCGAGATCGGCGATACGCGGCTCACGGTGATGGCGGCGCTGATGGTGTCGGATGAAAATTCCGAACTGGCGCGCAAGGTTCGCCGGCTTGAAGAGGATGTGGCGGCCTTGCAGGACGCCCGCGTGGTGGCGGCCGACCGGGCGAGGGCCGCTTCCGACGCCGTGGTCGGCGCCTTCAATTCCGCGGCCGAGCGGCTGGAAAGCATTACCCGCAAGCTCAACCATTCGCTGCCCGCCGGCACTGGCGTCGGCATCGGCTAG
- a CDS encoding 5-formyltetrahydrofolate cyclo-ligase: protein MPPLSASPRPDDKSSLRDATLARRDAMPAAERQAAAETLAARGLPIAVKPDAIVSGFMPMKTEINPLPLMRKLAGEGAALALPCIDGRGKPLIMRAYRFGDAFKSGQWGIREPMPEAAEVKPDILLVPLVCFDRSGQRIGYGAGYYDRTIAGLRAIKPVTTIGIAFAMQEIPQVPATDRDERLDFVLTEKEIIAI, encoded by the coding sequence GTGCCACCGCTTTCCGCTTCCCCGCGTCCTGACGACAAATCATCCCTCCGCGACGCCACGCTCGCCAGGCGCGACGCTATGCCCGCGGCCGAGCGGCAGGCGGCGGCGGAGACACTGGCCGCGCGCGGTCTGCCGATCGCGGTGAAACCGGACGCGATCGTCTCCGGCTTCATGCCAATGAAGACCGAGATCAATCCGCTGCCGCTGATGCGCAAACTGGCGGGCGAGGGCGCCGCACTGGCGCTGCCCTGCATCGACGGGCGCGGCAAGCCGCTGATCATGCGCGCCTACCGTTTTGGTGACGCTTTCAAGTCCGGCCAATGGGGCATTCGCGAGCCGATGCCCGAGGCGGCCGAAGTGAAGCCCGATATCCTTCTGGTGCCGCTGGTCTGTTTCGACCGCAGCGGCCAGCGCATCGGCTATGGCGCCGGCTATTACGACCGCACCATCGCCGGCTTGCGTGCCATCAAGCCCGTCACCACGATCGGCATTGCCTTCGCGATGCAGGAAATACCGCAGGTGCCCGCCACCGACCGCGACGAGCGGCTCGACTTCGTGCTAACGGAAAAAGAAATCATCGCGATTTGA